Proteins encoded in a region of the Moritella marina ATCC 15381 genome:
- the accC gene encoding acetyl-CoA carboxylase biotin carboxylase subunit, with protein sequence MLDKVVIANRGEIALRILRACKELGIKTVAVHSTADRELKHVLLADETVCIGKPAATDSYLNVPAILSAAEITGAVAIHPGYGFLAENADFAEQVEHSGFIFIGPKADTIRLMGDKVSAIAAMKKAGVPCVPGSDGPLDTDAQRNKKIAKRIGYPIIIKAAGGGGGRGMRVVHEEADLLDSIALTRNEAGSFFGNDMVYMEKFLENPRHVEVQVLADGQGNAIHLGERDCSLQRRHQKVVEEAPAPGITADLRRHIGERCSRACVDINYRGAGTFEFLYENGEFYFIEMNTRIQVEHTVTEMVTGIDLIKAQLRVAAGMPLSVTQEEVRLAGHSLECRINAEDPETFIPSPGQIKRFHAAGGFGVRWESHVYAGYKVPPHYDSMIGKLITYGENRDVAISRMRNALKEMVIDGIKTNIPLHLEILNDENFQNGGTNIHYLEKKLDLKAQSKK encoded by the coding sequence ATGTTGGATAAAGTTGTTATCGCCAATCGCGGCGAAATTGCATTACGTATTCTTCGTGCCTGTAAAGAGTTAGGCATCAAGACGGTTGCAGTACACTCAACAGCAGATCGTGAATTAAAACACGTATTATTAGCTGACGAGACAGTTTGTATTGGTAAACCAGCAGCGACAGACAGTTACTTAAATGTACCCGCTATCTTAAGTGCAGCAGAAATCACGGGCGCGGTTGCTATCCACCCAGGTTATGGCTTCCTTGCTGAAAACGCTGATTTTGCTGAACAAGTTGAACACTCAGGTTTTATTTTCATCGGCCCTAAAGCTGACACTATTCGTCTAATGGGCGATAAAGTATCTGCGATTGCGGCAATGAAAAAAGCCGGCGTACCTTGTGTACCAGGTTCTGACGGTCCACTTGATACTGACGCACAACGTAATAAGAAAATTGCTAAGCGCATCGGTTACCCGATCATTATTAAAGCTGCCGGTGGCGGTGGTGGTCGTGGTATGCGTGTTGTGCATGAAGAAGCAGACTTGCTTGATTCAATTGCATTAACACGTAACGAAGCGGGTTCATTCTTCGGTAATGACATGGTTTACATGGAGAAATTCCTAGAAAATCCACGTCACGTTGAAGTACAAGTACTGGCTGATGGTCAAGGTAACGCGATCCACCTTGGCGAACGAGATTGTTCATTACAACGTCGTCATCAAAAAGTAGTTGAAGAAGCACCAGCACCGGGCATTACCGCTGACCTACGTCGCCACATTGGCGAACGTTGTAGTCGTGCCTGTGTTGATATCAACTACCGTGGTGCAGGTACATTTGAATTCTTGTATGAAAACGGTGAGTTCTACTTCATCGAAATGAATACCCGTATTCAAGTTGAGCACACAGTAACAGAAATGGTAACAGGCATTGATTTAATCAAAGCGCAACTACGTGTTGCTGCCGGTATGCCACTGTCAGTTACTCAAGAAGAAGTACGCTTAGCGGGTCATTCACTTGAATGTCGTATTAACGCTGAAGACCCAGAGACATTTATTCCAAGTCCTGGTCAGATCAAACGTTTCCATGCCGCTGGCGGTTTTGGTGTACGTTGGGAATCGCATGTCTATGCGGGTTATAAAGTACCGCCACACTACGATTCAATGATCGGTAAGTTAATTACTTACGGTGAAAATCGTGATGTAGCAATTTCTAGAATGCGGAACGCATTAAAAGAAATGGTGATTGATGGTATTAAAACCAATATCCCACTACATCTTGAAATCTTAAACGATGAAAACTTCCAAAATGGTGGCACTAACATCCACTATTTAGAGAAGAAATTAGATTTGAAAGCACAAAGCAAAAAATAA
- a CDS encoding FAD-dependent oxidoreductase, whose protein sequence is MTKQPEFQTFWFQQAMDLEADYCNNVKPQTLTADTVADVCIVGGGYTGLWTAIQLKQQQPTLDVMIIEKSLCGSGASGRNGGCMLTWSTKYLSMQRLYGETQAVELVKASEQAVDEIEAFCLKYQIDAELRRDGTLFTATNTAQTGGLEATLAALDKHELNSWQVWEAKTVQQHAGSELHQTGYFSPVAASVQPGKLARGLKRVAEQLEVRIYENTPMLAIKDNNLSATSAKASSKASAKANKHKVVIETPQGTVYATKSVMALNAWMLEQFPQFKNKIVVVSSDMAITKPIPEKLAEMGITDGKTVLDSRTFVHYYRTTPDGRLMLGKGGNHFSYANAVRPLFNQPTRYGKLLRESFDKLFPTLVAEEFETTWTGPSDRSATGLPFFGKIADEGNIYYGFGYSGSGVGQTWIGGKILASMLLGNNDKWSHNGLTTGPKGGFPPEPIRWIGTMLVRNAIRRKERCEDNETTPFWFDKQLAKFANAAGKADK, encoded by the coding sequence ATGACTAAGCAGCCTGAATTTCAAACTTTTTGGTTTCAACAAGCAATGGATCTAGAAGCGGATTACTGTAATAACGTAAAGCCACAAACGCTCACTGCTGATACAGTCGCTGATGTGTGTATTGTCGGTGGTGGTTACACGGGATTATGGACCGCGATCCAACTTAAACAGCAACAACCGACACTGGATGTCATGATCATAGAGAAAAGTCTCTGTGGTAGTGGCGCATCGGGTCGTAACGGTGGCTGTATGCTGACTTGGTCGACTAAGTACTTGTCGATGCAACGTCTATATGGTGAAACGCAGGCGGTCGAATTAGTCAAAGCGTCAGAACAAGCGGTGGATGAAATTGAAGCCTTTTGTTTAAAGTATCAGATTGATGCAGAGCTACGTCGTGATGGCACTTTGTTTACTGCCACCAATACCGCACAGACTGGTGGATTAGAGGCGACATTAGCGGCGTTAGATAAACATGAATTAAACAGTTGGCAGGTTTGGGAAGCGAAGACGGTACAGCAGCATGCGGGTTCTGAATTACATCAAACAGGGTATTTTTCGCCTGTCGCCGCCAGTGTGCAGCCGGGTAAGTTAGCCCGTGGTTTAAAGCGCGTCGCCGAGCAACTTGAGGTGCGTATTTATGAAAACACGCCGATGTTAGCGATTAAAGATAATAACCTTAGCGCTACTAGTGCCAAAGCCAGTAGCAAAGCTAGTGCGAAAGCAAATAAGCATAAAGTCGTGATCGAGACACCACAAGGAACTGTCTATGCGACGAAGTCAGTGATGGCGCTAAACGCTTGGATGTTAGAGCAATTCCCGCAGTTTAAAAATAAAATTGTGGTGGTATCGTCAGATATGGCGATCACCAAACCGATCCCTGAAAAGCTAGCAGAAATGGGCATTACAGATGGTAAAACAGTATTAGATTCACGTACTTTTGTGCATTATTACCGTACTACGCCTGATGGTCGTTTGATGTTAGGTAAGGGCGGTAATCATTTTTCTTATGCTAATGCAGTGAGACCTTTATTTAATCAGCCTACACGGTATGGCAAGTTACTACGCGAGTCGTTTGATAAGTTATTTCCGACGCTGGTGGCTGAAGAATTTGAAACGACTTGGACTGGTCCATCGGATCGTTCGGCGACGGGACTGCCATTTTTTGGCAAAATCGCTGATGAAGGCAATATTTATTACGGTTTTGGTTATTCCGGTAGTGGTGTAGGCCAGACTTGGATTGGCGGTAAAATATTAGCATCTATGCTGCTAGGCAATAATGATAAATGGAGCCATAACGGGCTAACGACAGGGCCAAAAGGCGGCTTTCCACCTGAACCTATACGCTGGATAGGTACTATGTTGGTACGTAATGCCATTCGCCGTAAAGAACGTTGTGAAGATAATGAAACCACGCCTTTCTGGTTCGATAAGCAGTTGGCCAAGTTTGCTAATGCGGCCGGTAAAGCAGATAAATAA
- the phnX gene encoding phosphonoacetaldehyde hydrolase, with protein sequence MSNFAQDQSVKLNHVQSVIFDWAGTIVDFGSFAPTTIFIAAFKAQYDFDISLAEARVPMGLGKWDHIKAVSELPAVAARWQAQFGTVISKTDIDAIYQTFMPLQIAKVGEHADPIPHALDVVNGLKQQGVKIGSCSGYPRVVMDKLIPVAAEKGYVPDCVVATDDLPAGGRPAPYMVLKNVIDMAVTDVGACIKVDDSVPGIEEGHNAGMWTVGLLLSGNEAGLTLAEYLAADEATLHQAREKARDRFTPFNAHYLIDTIADLPQVVADIDARLAAGERP encoded by the coding sequence ATGTCAAATTTCGCACAAGACCAGTCAGTAAAACTTAATCATGTTCAGTCTGTTATTTTTGATTGGGCGGGTACTATCGTTGATTTCGGTTCATTTGCACCGACCACTATTTTTATTGCTGCATTTAAAGCGCAGTATGATTTTGATATTAGCTTAGCTGAAGCGCGTGTGCCGATGGGCCTAGGTAAATGGGATCACATTAAAGCGGTATCAGAATTACCTGCTGTGGCAGCACGCTGGCAAGCACAGTTCGGCACCGTTATTAGCAAGACTGATATTGATGCGATTTACCAAACATTTATGCCACTACAAATCGCTAAAGTAGGTGAACACGCTGATCCAATTCCACATGCATTAGACGTTGTGAATGGCTTAAAACAGCAAGGTGTTAAAATTGGTTCATGTTCTGGCTACCCACGTGTCGTCATGGACAAGCTGATCCCTGTTGCAGCAGAAAAAGGCTATGTGCCTGATTGTGTCGTGGCAACGGATGACCTACCTGCTGGTGGCCGTCCTGCACCTTACATGGTATTGAAAAATGTCATTGATATGGCCGTGACTGATGTTGGCGCTTGTATCAAGGTTGATGATTCAGTACCGGGTATTGAAGAAGGGCATAATGCCGGTATGTGGACTGTCGGTTTATTGTTATCGGGTAATGAAGCGGGTCTAACACTAGCGGAATACCTTGCTGCTGACGAAGCGACTTTACACCAAGCGCGTGAAAAAGCCCGTGACCGTTTCACGCCGTTTAATGCGCATTACTTGATTGATACCATCGCAGACCTACCACAAGTGGTTGCTGATATTGATGCCCGTTTAGCGGCTGGCGAACGTCCATAA
- the aroQ gene encoding type II 3-dehydroquinate dehydratase — protein MSHKSRILLLNGPNLNLLGKREPDTYGYQTLSDIVEHLTDVANEHHIDLCHEQSNAEHELINHIHAAMGNTDFIIINPAAYTHTSVAIRDALLGVSIPFIEVHLSNVHAREPFRHHSYLSDVAKGVICGLGADGYEFALLSAVKQLKQTNNK, from the coding sequence ATGTCGCACAAATCAAGAATATTGTTACTCAACGGACCGAATCTAAATCTTTTAGGTAAAAGAGAACCTGATACTTACGGCTATCAAACACTTAGTGACATTGTAGAACATTTAACCGATGTTGCAAACGAGCACCACATTGATTTGTGTCATGAGCAATCTAACGCAGAACACGAGCTTATTAATCATATTCATGCGGCTATGGGCAATACTGATTTTATCATCATCAATCCTGCAGCATACACGCATACCAGTGTGGCAATTAGAGACGCATTATTAGGGGTTTCAATCCCATTTATCGAAGTACACCTCTCTAATGTACACGCTCGAGAACCGTTTCGTCATCATTCCTATCTATCCGATGTCGCCAAAGGCGTTATTTGTGGATTAGGGGCTGATGGTTATGAATTTGCACTGCTTTCTGCTGTCAAACAGCTCAAGCAAACTAACAACAAATAA
- the phnW gene encoding 2-aminoethylphosphonate--pyruvate transaminase, whose product MKNEYLLLTPGPLSTTASVREAMLKDWCTWDDEYNKDIVEVIRAKLVQLATSQAGYTSVLMQGSGTASVEATIGSVIPADGKLLVVDNGAYGARIAQIADYLNIACDVIAPGETAQPSIAEVEAKLSADDSITHVAIVHCETTTGMLNPIDDVIKLAKKNGKIVILDAMSSFGGIPLDMADLGVDFLISSANKCIQGVPGFGFVIARQAELEKCKGLARSLSLDLYDQWQCMEKNGGKWRFTSPTHTVRAFYQALLELEEEGGIAARHQRYQENQTTLVAGMAKLGFDTLLDASLHSPIITSFYSPVHSDYQFKEFYNRLKEQGFVIYPGKVSNADCFRIGNIGDVHPSDIQRLLVAMETAKYWELSA is encoded by the coding sequence ATGAAAAACGAATATTTATTACTAACACCGGGTCCACTTTCAACTACAGCAAGTGTACGAGAAGCCATGCTAAAAGATTGGTGTACTTGGGATGATGAATATAACAAAGACATTGTTGAAGTTATCCGCGCTAAGTTAGTGCAACTAGCAACCTCACAAGCGGGTTATACCAGTGTATTGATGCAAGGCAGTGGCACTGCATCGGTAGAGGCAACCATCGGCAGTGTTATTCCTGCTGATGGTAAATTGCTGGTGGTTGATAACGGTGCTTACGGTGCGCGTATTGCCCAGATTGCAGATTACTTAAATATCGCCTGTGACGTGATTGCCCCGGGTGAAACCGCGCAACCAAGCATTGCGGAAGTAGAAGCGAAATTAAGCGCTGATGACAGCATTACTCATGTTGCTATCGTTCATTGTGAAACGACAACGGGCATGCTTAATCCAATTGATGATGTGATTAAATTAGCCAAGAAAAACGGCAAGATCGTTATCTTAGATGCGATGTCTAGCTTTGGTGGTATTCCATTGGATATGGCTGATTTAGGCGTTGATTTCCTGATCAGCTCTGCTAACAAATGTATTCAAGGTGTTCCCGGTTTTGGCTTTGTGATTGCCCGTCAAGCGGAACTGGAAAAATGTAAAGGACTAGCACGTTCATTGTCATTGGATCTATATGACCAATGGCAGTGCATGGAAAAAAATGGCGGTAAGTGGCGCTTTACGTCACCAACTCATACCGTGCGTGCATTTTACCAAGCGTTATTAGAGCTTGAAGAAGAAGGCGGTATTGCTGCACGTCATCAACGTTATCAAGAAAACCAAACAACACTCGTCGCGGGCATGGCGAAACTGGGTTTTGATACCTTGCTTGATGCCTCGTTACATTCACCAATTATTACCTCGTTCTATTCACCCGTTCACAGTGATTATCAATTCAAAGAATTTTATAACCGTCTTAAAGAACAAGGTTTTGTTATCTACCCAGGTAAGGTATCCAACGCTGACTGTTTCCGTATTGGTAACATTGGCGATGTGCACCCAAGTGACATCCAACGTTTATTAGTAGCAATGGAAACAGCGAAATATTGGGAACTAAGTGCATGA
- a CDS encoding aspartate aminotransferase family protein → MSEVTTNLADKTVLASRQHRSEGDVNTTPARQQWHASIDDNATKAMLEQDSKVFLHQAMSTPCLDALVAAEGIYLQDAAGQRYMDFHGNNVHQLGYGHPHVLTKISQQLATLPFSPRRFTNQTAIDCATKLTEICGGELNRVLFAPGGTSVIGMALKLARHVTGNFKVVSLWDSFHGASLDAISVGGEACFRAGMGPLMSGVERIPPAVSYRGCFPSPDGSDVHYADYLEYVVEKEGGIGVFIAEAIRNTDVQVPSKAYWQRIREICDKHNILLIIDDIPNGMGRTGYWFSHHAFDIEPDILCIGKGLGGGVVPIAAMITKDKYNTAAQVSLGHYTHEKSPIGCAAALATMEVIEQQNLLSKVQDDEIFVAQALVALKAQYSLIGDVRGMGLLWGIELVTDRDAKARAFDEAEAVLYYCLNAGLSFKVSQGNVIQLSPPLIINRDELKRALTIFAGAIDKVSRDFGYAPIG, encoded by the coding sequence ATGAGTGAAGTGACTACTAACTTAGCTGATAAGACTGTATTAGCAAGCCGCCAACATCGTAGTGAAGGCGATGTTAATACCACGCCTGCGCGTCAACAGTGGCACGCCAGTATTGACGATAACGCGACGAAAGCCATGCTTGAGCAAGACAGTAAGGTGTTTTTACACCAAGCGATGTCGACGCCGTGTTTGGATGCGTTAGTGGCTGCTGAAGGCATTTATTTACAAGATGCTGCTGGTCAGCGTTACATGGATTTCCATGGTAATAACGTGCATCAGCTAGGTTATGGTCACCCGCATGTATTAACTAAAATTAGCCAACAATTAGCGACGTTACCGTTTTCACCACGTCGCTTTACTAATCAAACCGCGATTGATTGTGCAACTAAGCTGACTGAAATATGTGGTGGTGAGCTCAATCGCGTCCTGTTTGCACCGGGTGGCACCTCTGTCATCGGCATGGCACTTAAATTAGCACGTCACGTCACCGGCAATTTCAAAGTGGTGTCGCTGTGGGATTCATTCCACGGTGCCTCACTCGATGCCATCTCTGTCGGTGGTGAAGCCTGTTTTCGTGCTGGCATGGGACCATTAATGTCTGGTGTCGAACGTATTCCGCCTGCAGTATCTTATCGCGGCTGTTTTCCTTCTCCGGACGGCAGTGATGTGCATTATGCTGATTATCTGGAATACGTGGTCGAAAAAGAAGGTGGCATAGGGGTCTTTATTGCTGAAGCTATCCGTAATACCGATGTGCAAGTGCCAAGTAAAGCTTATTGGCAGCGCATCAGGGAGATCTGCGATAAACATAATATCTTACTGATTATTGACGATATTCCTAACGGTATGGGACGTACTGGGTACTGGTTTAGCCATCATGCATTTGATATCGAACCGGATATTTTATGTATTGGTAAGGGCTTGGGCGGTGGCGTGGTCCCGATTGCCGCGATGATCACCAAAGATAAATACAATACCGCCGCGCAAGTATCACTGGGTCATTATACCCACGAAAAAAGTCCGATTGGTTGCGCTGCAGCATTAGCTACGATGGAAGTGATTGAACAGCAAAATCTGCTGAGCAAAGTGCAAGATGATGAAATCTTTGTGGCTCAAGCGTTAGTGGCTTTGAAAGCACAATATTCTTTGATTGGCGATGTGCGTGGCATGGGACTGTTATGGGGGATTGAGTTAGTTACAGATCGCGATGCTAAAGCGCGCGCCTTTGATGAAGCGGAAGCTGTGTTGTATTACTGCTTGAATGCGGGGCTGAGTTTTAAAGTATCGCAAGGTAATGTTATCCAACTGAGCCCGCCGCTTATTATTAATAGAGATGAATTAAAGCGAGCACTCACTATCTTTGCGGGTGCAATTGATAAAGTAAGCCGTGACTTTGGTTATGCGCCTATTGGTTGA
- the accB gene encoding acetyl-CoA carboxylase biotin carboxyl carrier protein, with product MDIRKIKKLIELVEESGIAELEISEGEESVRINRFSSTAAPAQVQYATAPVAAPVAAVAAPVAAAVEAAPTEVAGHQVRSPMVGTFYNAVSPGAAPFVAVGQTVKVGDTLCILEAMKMMNQIESDKAGVVKAILATDGQAIEFDEPLFIIE from the coding sequence ATGGACATCCGTAAAATTAAAAAACTGATTGAACTAGTTGAAGAATCTGGCATTGCAGAATTAGAAATTTCTGAAGGTGAAGAGTCTGTACGAATCAATCGTTTTAGCAGCACAGCAGCTCCAGCGCAAGTTCAATATGCAACGGCTCCAGTAGCAGCGCCAGTAGCAGCTGTGGCAGCTCCGGTAGCGGCAGCTGTTGAAGCAGCTCCAACAGAAGTAGCGGGCCATCAAGTTCGCTCTCCTATGGTTGGTACTTTCTATAATGCAGTATCTCCAGGCGCCGCACCTTTTGTTGCCGTTGGCCAAACAGTAAAAGTTGGCGATACTCTGTGTATTTTAGAAGCAATGAAAATGATGAACCAAATCGAATCAGATAAAGCCGGTGTAGTGAAAGCTATCCTAGCAACAGACGGTCAAGCTATTGAGTTTGATGAACCTCTTTTCATCATTGAATAA
- the acs gene encoding acetate--CoA ligase gives MSDTKLYPVPAEFAQNSLLNDNAYQAMYKHSITNPEAFWGEQGHIVDWIKPYSQVKSTSFQPGRVDINWFQDGQLNVSANCLDRHLKDNANKTAIIWEGDNPEDSEKLTYQDVYEKVCQFSNALKAQGIKKGDVVCLYMPMVPEAAIAMLACTRIGAVHTIVFAGFSAEALADRIDNCGAKLVITADEGVRAGRITRLKDCVDTALAKPQVTTVNNVIVFARTNADVAWHEGRDLWWHDVVKDQPSECAPEAMNAEDPLFILYTSGSTGKPKGVLHTTGGYLVYATMTFKYVFDHQDSDVFWCTADVGWITGHSYLVYGPLANAATTVLFEGVPNYPDTARMSQVVDKHQVTTLYTAPTAIRALMAKGDDAIKGTKRTSLRLMGSVGEPINPEAWQWYYNTIGNASTPIVDTWWQTETGGILITPLPGATSLKPGSATRPFFGVNPALVDNEGNILDGENEGNLVILDSWPGQMRGIYGDESRFEEAYFSTFPNMYCTGDGAKRDADGYYWITGRVDDVLNVSGHRMGTAEIESALVAHNKIAEAAVVGVPHDIKGQGIYAYVTLNAGEEADEALLKEVKQWVRSEIGAIATPDTLHWTQALPKTRSGKIMRRILRKVATDDTDTLGDTSTLADPSVVDTLISEKQEA, from the coding sequence ATGAGCGACACTAAACTATATCCGGTACCTGCAGAATTTGCGCAAAACAGTTTATTAAATGACAATGCTTACCAAGCGATGTACAAGCATTCTATTACTAATCCGGAAGCATTTTGGGGTGAACAAGGCCATATCGTTGATTGGATCAAGCCTTATAGCCAAGTGAAAAGCACCAGTTTCCAACCTGGTCGTGTCGACATTAACTGGTTCCAAGATGGCCAACTCAATGTTTCAGCCAACTGTCTTGACCGTCACTTAAAAGATAACGCCAACAAAACAGCCATTATTTGGGAAGGCGATAACCCTGAAGATTCTGAAAAATTAACGTATCAAGACGTTTATGAAAAAGTCTGCCAATTTTCCAATGCACTCAAAGCCCAAGGCATTAAAAAAGGCGACGTCGTTTGCCTCTATATGCCAATGGTACCAGAAGCCGCAATTGCGATGCTTGCCTGTACCCGTATTGGTGCTGTACACACGATTGTATTTGCTGGTTTCTCTGCTGAAGCACTCGCTGACCGTATTGATAACTGTGGCGCTAAATTAGTCATCACCGCCGATGAAGGTGTGCGTGCAGGTCGTATTACGCGTCTTAAAGATTGTGTTGATACTGCCTTAGCTAAACCACAAGTGACCACTGTTAACAATGTCATTGTCTTTGCCCGCACTAACGCTGATGTTGCGTGGCATGAAGGTCGTGACCTTTGGTGGCATGATGTTGTTAAAGATCAACCAAGTGAATGTGCACCTGAAGCAATGAATGCCGAAGATCCATTATTCATCCTGTATACATCCGGCTCTACTGGTAAGCCAAAAGGTGTCTTACACACCACTGGTGGTTACCTTGTATATGCCACGATGACGTTCAAATATGTTTTCGATCATCAAGACTCTGACGTCTTTTGGTGTACCGCCGATGTGGGTTGGATCACCGGGCACAGCTATTTAGTTTACGGACCATTGGCGAATGCAGCAACGACTGTACTGTTCGAAGGTGTACCAAATTACCCTGATACGGCACGTATGAGCCAAGTAGTAGATAAGCATCAAGTCACCACACTTTATACAGCACCAACAGCCATCCGCGCACTTATGGCGAAAGGTGATGATGCAATTAAAGGCACCAAACGTACCTCGTTACGCTTAATGGGCTCAGTCGGTGAACCCATTAACCCTGAAGCATGGCAGTGGTATTACAATACTATCGGCAATGCTTCAACACCGATTGTTGATACGTGGTGGCAGACTGAAACCGGTGGTATTTTAATTACCCCATTACCAGGCGCGACCAGCCTTAAACCCGGTTCTGCGACACGTCCATTTTTTGGTGTAAATCCAGCGCTGGTTGATAATGAAGGTAACATCCTCGATGGCGAAAATGAGGGTAACTTAGTTATCTTAGATTCTTGGCCTGGTCAAATGCGCGGTATTTATGGTGATGAAAGCCGTTTTGAAGAAGCTTACTTCTCAACATTCCCGAATATGTATTGCACAGGTGATGGCGCTAAACGTGACGCCGATGGTTATTACTGGATCACAGGGCGTGTGGATGATGTATTGAATGTTTCTGGCCACCGTATGGGGACTGCTGAAATTGAAAGTGCGTTAGTTGCCCACAATAAAATTGCTGAAGCTGCGGTTGTCGGTGTGCCACATGATATTAAAGGCCAAGGCATTTATGCTTATGTCACACTGAATGCGGGTGAAGAAGCTGATGAAGCGCTACTAAAAGAAGTGAAACAATGGGTACGGAGTGAGATTGGCGCAATTGCCACACCAGATACCTTACATTGGACCCAAGCATTACCAAAAACCCGCTCAGGTAAGATCATGCGCCGAATACTGCGTAAAGTAGCGACCGATGATACGGATACGCTCGGCGATACTTCCACACTAGCAGATCCAAGTGTGGTTGATACCTTAATTTCCGAGAAGCAAGAAGCTTGA
- a CDS encoding immunoglobulin-like domain-containing protein has product MKLKSILSAAIFTGLFSTAGIAGTITSQDDNVVVGYWHNWCDGRGYQGGNAPCVELKTVNPQYNVVNISFMKVYDIAEGRIPTFKLDPTIALSEAEFIAQIDTLNSQGRSVLIALGGADAHIELTRGDEDALAAEIIRLTDLYGFDGLDIDLEQAAITAKDNQFVIPAALKMVKEHYRKTGDNFMITMAPEFPYLTANGAYTPYLTELDGYYDFINPQFYNQGGDGLWIEGVGWIAQNNDALKEEFIYYIADSLINGTRNYHKIPHDKLVFGLPSNIDAAATGYIQDPQDLYKAFDRLKAQGQPLRGVMTWSVNWDMGTDAANNSYNQQFIKDYGNFIHNQLPPVTDMTPTLSGIVDTRVELDSHFDPLIGITAKDYQGNDITADVTVSGSVNTNQVGDYLLTYSVSSDDETTNQPRKITVYEILPAFTGITDTTVVIDSEFDPMQGVSASHPTQGDLTANITVTGEVDTNVVGVYELTYQLFYGQDNQQNMTDKRIVTVVTDAVSDDDWQVGSTYVKDDKVTHNGATWTAQWWTKGEEPGTTGEWGVWR; this is encoded by the coding sequence ATGAAGCTTAAATCGATACTTTCAGCGGCTATTTTCACCGGTCTTTTTTCTACAGCAGGCATAGCAGGGACCATTACATCACAGGACGATAATGTCGTCGTCGGTTACTGGCATAACTGGTGTGATGGTCGTGGCTACCAAGGCGGAAACGCACCTTGTGTTGAACTAAAAACGGTAAATCCACAGTACAACGTGGTCAATATTTCATTCATGAAAGTGTATGATATCGCTGAAGGCCGTATTCCAACCTTTAAACTAGACCCTACGATTGCCCTGAGTGAAGCAGAATTTATCGCTCAAATTGATACCCTTAACAGCCAAGGACGTAGTGTATTAATCGCGCTTGGCGGCGCTGATGCACATATAGAACTAACCCGTGGTGACGAAGATGCGCTCGCTGCAGAAATTATTAGACTCACGGATCTTTATGGATTTGATGGGCTCGATATTGATTTAGAACAAGCAGCGATCACAGCAAAAGATAACCAGTTTGTTATTCCGGCAGCATTAAAAATGGTCAAAGAGCATTACCGTAAAACCGGTGATAACTTTATGATCACCATGGCACCGGAATTCCCTTATTTAACCGCTAATGGCGCCTATACTCCCTACCTTACTGAGCTTGATGGTTATTATGACTTCATCAATCCACAATTCTACAACCAAGGTGGCGATGGCCTGTGGATTGAAGGCGTAGGCTGGATAGCACAAAACAATGATGCGTTAAAAGAAGAATTTATTTACTACATTGCCGACTCACTGATTAACGGTACGCGTAATTACCATAAGATCCCACATGATAAATTAGTCTTCGGGCTGCCTTCGAACATCGATGCGGCAGCAACTGGTTACATTCAAGACCCACAAGACTTATACAAGGCCTTTGACCGTTTAAAAGCCCAAGGCCAGCCATTACGTGGTGTAATGACGTGGTCAGTGAACTGGGATATGGGCACGGACGCCGCGAATAACAGCTACAATCAACAGTTCATTAAAGATTATGGTAACTTTATTCATAATCAATTACCCCCAGTGACAGATATGACGCCGACTTTATCGGGAATTGTCGATACGCGTGTCGAGCTCGACAGCCACTTTGATCCATTAATCGGGATAACAGCCAAAGACTATCAAGGTAACGATATAACAGCCGATGTTACCGTCTCGGGCAGTGTTAATACCAATCAAGTCGGCGACTACCTGTTAACTTACAGCGTCAGCAGTGATGATGAAACCACGAATCAACCTCGCAAAATAACCGTATACGAAATATTGCCTGCTTTTACAGGTATCACTGATACCACCGTTGTCATTGATAGTGAATTTGACCCTATGCAAGGCGTTAGTGCCAGCCATCCGACGCAAGGTGATCTCACCGCCAATATCACCGTAACAGGTGAAGTTGATACTAATGTCGTTGGTGTATACGAGCTAACTTACCAGCTATTTTATGGTCAGGATAATCAGCAGAATATGACCGATAAACGTATCGTTACCGTTGTCACTGATGCAGTAAGTGATGATGATTGGCAAGTAGGCAGTACGTATGTCAAAGATGATAAAGTCACTCATAACGGCGCGACTTGGACAGCGCAGTGGTGGACGAAAGGTGAAGAACCAGGTACGACTGGCGAATGGGGAGTTTGGCGTTAG